A window of Streptomyces caniferus contains these coding sequences:
- the treS gene encoding maltose alpha-D-glucosyltransferase: MIVNEPVPDTFEDTPAKDRDPDWFKRAVFYEVLVRSFQDSNGDGIGDLKGITAKLDYLQWLGVDCLWLPPFFKSPLRDGGYDVADYTAVLPEFGDLADFVEFVDAAHHRGMRVIIDMVMNHTSDQHPWFQESRTDPEGPYGDYYMWADDDKQYADARIIFVDTEASNWTFDPVRKQYFWHRFFSHQPDLNYENPAVQEEMISALRFWLDLGIDGFRLDAVPYLYAEEGTNCENLPASHSFLKRVRAEIDAHYPDTVLLAEANQWPEDVVDYFGDYGVGGDECHMAFHFPVMPRIFMAVRRESRYPVSEVLAKTPAIPSGCQWGVFLRNHDELTLEMVTDEERDYMYAEYAKDPRMRANIGIRRRLAPLLDNDRNQIELFTALLLSLPGSPILYYGDEIGMGDNIWLGDRDAVRTPMQWTPDRNAGFSSCDPGRLFLPTIMDPVYGYQVTNVEAAMSSPSSLLHWTRRMIEIRKQNPAFGLGSYTELSSTNPAVLAFLREAPGAGGADDDLVLCVHNFSRFAQPTELDLRSFSGRHPVELIGGVRFPAIGELPYLLTLAGHGFYWFRLRRNSG, encoded by the coding sequence TTGATCGTCAATGAGCCTGTCCCCGACACGTTCGAGGACACCCCGGCGAAGGACCGCGATCCCGACTGGTTCAAACGGGCCGTCTTCTACGAAGTTCTGGTGCGCTCCTTCCAGGACAGCAACGGCGACGGCATCGGCGACCTCAAGGGCATCACGGCCAAACTCGACTATCTGCAATGGCTGGGGGTGGACTGCCTCTGGCTGCCGCCGTTCTTCAAATCCCCCTTGCGGGACGGCGGTTACGATGTCGCCGACTACACCGCGGTGCTTCCGGAATTCGGTGATCTGGCCGACTTCGTGGAATTCGTGGACGCCGCCCACCATCGCGGCATGCGGGTGATCATCGACATGGTGATGAACCACACCAGCGACCAGCACCCGTGGTTCCAGGAGTCGCGCACCGACCCCGAGGGCCCGTACGGCGACTATTACATGTGGGCCGACGACGACAAGCAGTACGCCGACGCCCGCATCATCTTCGTCGACACCGAGGCCTCCAACTGGACCTTCGACCCGGTGCGCAAGCAGTACTTCTGGCACCGCTTCTTCTCCCACCAGCCGGACCTCAATTACGAGAACCCGGCGGTCCAGGAGGAGATGATCTCCGCCCTGCGCTTCTGGCTCGATCTGGGGATCGACGGCTTCCGGCTGGACGCGGTGCCCTACCTGTACGCCGAGGAGGGCACCAACTGCGAGAACCTGCCCGCCTCGCACTCCTTCCTCAAGCGGGTCCGCGCGGAGATCGACGCGCATTATCCGGACACCGTGCTGCTGGCCGAGGCCAATCAATGGCCGGAGGACGTCGTCGACTACTTCGGCGATTACGGCGTCGGCGGCGACGAATGCCATATGGCCTTCCACTTCCCGGTCATGCCGCGCATCTTCATGGCGGTACGCCGCGAATCGCGCTATCCGGTCTCGGAGGTCCTCGCCAAGACGCCGGCCATTCCGTCCGGCTGCCAGTGGGGCGTCTTCCTGCGCAACCACGACGAGCTCACCCTCGAAATGGTCACGGACGAAGAGCGCGACTACATGTACGCGGAGTACGCCAAGGACCCGCGGATGCGCGCCAATATCGGCATCCGCCGGCGGCTGGCCCCGCTGCTCGACAACGACCGCAACCAGATCGAGCTCTTCACGGCGCTGCTGCTGTCGCTGCCGGGATCGCCGATCCTGTATTACGGCGACGAGATCGGCATGGGCGACAACATCTGGCTCGGCGACCGCGACGCGGTGCGCACCCCGATGCAGTGGACGCCGGACCGCAACGCCGGATTCTCCTCCTGCGACCCGGGCCGGCTCTTCCTGCCGACGATCATGGACCCGGTCTACGGATACCAGGTCACCAACGTCGAGGCCGCCATGAGTTCGCCCTCCTCGCTGCTGCACTGGACCCGCCGGATGATCGAGATCCGCAAGCAGAACCCGGCGTTCGGGCTCGGCAGCTACACCGAGCTGTCGTCCACCAACCCGGCGGTGCTGGCCTTCCTGCGGGAGGCGCCGGGCGCCGGCGGCGCGGACGACGACCTGGTGCTGTGCGTGCACAACTTCTCGCGCTTCGCCCAGCCCACCGAGCTGGACCTGCGGTCGTTCAGCGGCCGCCATCCGGTGGAACTCATCGGCGGCGTCCGCTTCCCGGCCATCGGGGAGCTGCCGTATCTGCTCACCCTCGCCGGTCACGGCTTCTACTGGTTCCGGCTGCGCCGGAACTCCGGCTAG
- a CDS encoding maltokinase N-terminal cap-like domain-containing protein has product MSDTASTRATRNTPDHRPLAAAPDLLSSLAPLLADWVPRQRWFAGKGRLITGFTLLSATELLPCTDDSAPGLLLLLVRAQQSAPPSRTPIGGDCYQLLLGVHPALSPQLAPAAIGRPGGGPLRGRTVYDALLDTRLCGLLLERLRVPGRLGALRFCREPDADIPAGLPGRPIAVEQSNSSIVYGDSFILKVFRRIEPGVNPDLELPRALADAKCARVPAPAAWYESAAAEEGSEATTLGVLQPFLPGSADGWQLALNALAVRADFTGSARALGHATAEVHTALAQTLPTTELRRPQLDVIAAQMNERLDATARAVPVLQPYRARLRTAFDALAAIGHDGRSWAAQRIHGDLHLGQTLRSADEGRWSLIDFEGEPARPLAERRRPQPAVRDIAAMLRSFDYAARSGPAGGDPWALEWARRTRDAFCRGYAEAGGLDPRSAPELMRAYETDKAVYEVLYEARHRPDWLSVPMAAIRRLAAGGEPVVGADGPGPSRSAGSDDGRG; this is encoded by the coding sequence ATGTCGGACACCGCCTCGACCCGTGCCACCCGAAACACCCCTGACCACCGCCCGCTCGCCGCCGCACCCGATCTGCTGTCCTCGCTGGCACCCCTGCTCGCCGACTGGGTGCCACGCCAGCGCTGGTTCGCCGGCAAGGGACGGCTGATCACCGGCTTCACACTGCTCTCGGCGACCGAGCTGCTGCCGTGCACCGACGACAGCGCACCCGGCCTGCTGCTCCTGCTCGTCCGCGCCCAGCAGAGCGCGCCCCCGAGCCGTACGCCCATCGGAGGCGACTGCTACCAGCTCCTCCTGGGGGTGCATCCGGCGCTGTCGCCACAGCTGGCGCCGGCCGCGATCGGCCGCCCCGGCGGCGGTCCGCTGCGCGGTCGCACCGTCTACGACGCGCTGCTCGACACCCGGCTGTGCGGGCTGCTGCTGGAGCGGCTGCGGGTCCCGGGCCGACTCGGTGCGCTGCGCTTCTGCCGGGAGCCCGATGCCGACATCCCCGCCGGGCTGCCGGGCCGGCCGATCGCCGTCGAACAGTCCAACTCCTCGATCGTCTACGGGGATTCCTTCATCCTGAAGGTCTTCCGGCGGATCGAGCCGGGCGTCAATCCGGATCTGGAGCTGCCGCGGGCGCTGGCGGACGCCAAGTGTGCGCGGGTTCCCGCGCCCGCCGCCTGGTACGAGTCGGCGGCCGCCGAGGAGGGCAGCGAGGCGACGACGCTGGGCGTGCTGCAGCCGTTCCTGCCGGGCTCGGCGGACGGCTGGCAGCTGGCGCTGAACGCGCTGGCCGTGCGCGCCGACTTCACCGGCTCGGCGCGGGCGCTCGGCCACGCCACCGCCGAGGTGCACACCGCGCTCGCCCAGACGCTGCCGACCACCGAGCTGCGCCGCCCGCAGCTGGATGTGATCGCCGCCCAGATGAACGAGCGGCTGGACGCCACCGCCCGCGCCGTGCCCGTGCTGCAGCCCTACCGCGCGCGGCTGCGCACCGCCTTCGACGCGCTGGCCGCGATCGGCCACGACGGCCGCAGCTGGGCCGCCCAGCGCATCCACGGCGATCTGCACCTGGGCCAGACGCTGCGCTCCGCCGACGAGGGCCGCTGGTCGCTGATCGACTTCGAGGGCGAACCGGCCCGCCCGCTGGCCGAGCGGCGCCGGCCGCAGCCGGCGGTGCGTGATATCGCGGCGATGCTGCGGTCCTTCGACTACGCCGCGCGCAGCGGCCCGGCCGGCGGCGACCCCTGGGCGCTGGAGTGGGCCCGGCGCACCCGCGACGCCTTCTGCCGGGGCTATGCGGAGGCCGGCGGGCTCGATCCGCGCTCGGCGCCCGAACTGATGCGCGCCTACGAGACCGACAAGGCCGTCTACGAGGTGCTCTACGAGGCCCGGCACCGGCCCGACTGGCTGTCCGTCCCGATGGCCGCCATCCGGCGGCTGGCGGCCGGCGGCGAACCGGTCGTGGGGGCGGACGGGCCGGGCCCGTCCCGGTCCGCCGGGTCCGACGACGGCCGGGGGTGA
- the glgB gene encoding 1,4-alpha-glucan branching enzyme yields MSDEDRGRLLGGAHHDPHGLLGAHPVRGGLLIRVLRPCAKGVTVLAKGLRATLPAEGDGLFAGVLPLRTVPDYELLVDYGDNAVRMPDPYRFLPALGELDLHLLGEGRHEELWQALGARIMEHQGVRGTRFTVWAPNAQGVRVVGDFNYWEGTGHPMRSLGSSGVWELFLPGIGEGELYKFEITRPDGSRTVRADPMARRTECPPANASVVDASHYRWTDADWMARRGERPVHEAPFSVYEVHLPSWRPGLTYRQLAAQLPGYVKDLGFTHVEFMPVSEHPFGGSWGYQVTGFYAPTARMGTPDDLRFLIDALHRAGIGVLMDWVPAHFPRDDWALAEFDGRPLYEPQDPARAAHPDWGTLEFDYGRTEVRNFLVANAVYWCEEFHIDGLRVDAVASMLYLDYSREDGGWTPNVHGGRENLDAVAFLQEMNATVYRRCPGVVTIAEESTAWDGVTRATHHVGPGGFGGLGFGLKWNMGWMHDSLGYVSKEPVHRKYHHGEMTFSMIYAYSENYVLPISHDEVVHGKRALVSKMPGDWWQQRANHRAYLGFMWAHPGKQLLFMGQEFAQGAEWAESHGPDWWLLDPSYEAEPDHRGVRDLVRELNRRYAVTPALWERDTDPAGFSWIDGGASEDNVFSFLRFGADGSPLISVTNFSPVVRHAYRLGVPGTVPAWREVLNTDDARYGGSGITNPGPLTTEATPWNGRTTSVSTVLPPLATLWLRPS; encoded by the coding sequence CTGTCCGACGAGGACCGCGGCCGGCTCCTGGGCGGCGCCCATCACGATCCGCACGGGCTGCTCGGCGCGCACCCCGTGCGCGGCGGGCTGCTGATCCGGGTGCTGCGGCCCTGCGCCAAGGGCGTCACGGTCCTGGCGAAGGGGCTGCGTGCGACCCTGCCCGCCGAGGGCGACGGGCTGTTCGCCGGAGTGCTGCCGCTGCGCACCGTCCCGGACTACGAGCTGCTCGTGGACTACGGCGACAACGCCGTGCGGATGCCGGACCCCTACCGCTTCCTGCCCGCGCTGGGCGAGCTGGATCTGCATCTGCTCGGCGAGGGCCGGCACGAGGAGCTGTGGCAGGCGCTCGGTGCGCGGATCATGGAGCACCAGGGCGTGCGGGGCACCCGCTTCACGGTCTGGGCGCCCAATGCCCAGGGCGTCCGGGTCGTCGGCGACTTCAACTACTGGGAAGGCACCGGCCATCCGATGCGCTCGCTGGGTTCGTCGGGTGTCTGGGAGCTCTTCCTCCCGGGCATCGGCGAGGGCGAGCTCTACAAGTTCGAGATCACCCGGCCGGACGGCTCACGGACCGTACGCGCCGATCCGATGGCCCGGCGGACCGAGTGCCCGCCCGCCAACGCCTCGGTCGTGGACGCCTCGCACTACCGCTGGACGGACGCCGACTGGATGGCCCGGCGCGGCGAGCGACCGGTGCACGAGGCGCCGTTCTCCGTCTACGAGGTGCATCTGCCCTCCTGGCGCCCCGGCCTCACCTATCGTCAGCTCGCGGCCCAACTGCCCGGCTACGTCAAGGACTTGGGGTTCACCCACGTCGAGTTCATGCCGGTCTCCGAGCACCCCTTCGGCGGCTCGTGGGGCTATCAGGTGACCGGGTTCTATGCGCCCACCGCCAGGATGGGCACCCCGGACGACCTCCGGTTCCTGATCGACGCGCTGCACCGGGCCGGCATCGGCGTGCTGATGGACTGGGTGCCGGCGCACTTCCCGCGCGACGACTGGGCACTGGCGGAGTTCGACGGCCGTCCGCTCTACGAGCCCCAGGACCCGGCACGGGCCGCGCACCCGGACTGGGGCACCCTGGAGTTCGACTACGGCCGCACCGAGGTCCGTAACTTCCTGGTCGCCAACGCCGTGTACTGGTGCGAGGAGTTCCATATCGACGGCCTGCGGGTCGACGCCGTCGCCTCGATGCTCTACCTCGACTACTCACGCGAGGACGGCGGCTGGACCCCGAACGTCCACGGCGGCCGGGAGAACCTCGATGCGGTCGCCTTCCTCCAGGAGATGAACGCCACGGTCTACCGCCGCTGCCCCGGCGTCGTCACCATCGCCGAGGAGTCCACGGCCTGGGACGGCGTCACCCGCGCCACGCATCACGTCGGGCCCGGCGGCTTCGGCGGTCTGGGCTTCGGCCTGAAGTGGAACATGGGCTGGATGCACGACTCCCTCGGCTATGTCTCCAAGGAGCCGGTGCACCGCAAGTACCACCACGGCGAGATGACCTTCTCCATGATCTACGCCTACTCCGAGAACTATGTGCTGCCGATCTCCCACGACGAGGTGGTGCACGGCAAGCGCGCGCTGGTGTCGAAGATGCCCGGTGACTGGTGGCAGCAGCGCGCCAACCACCGGGCCTACCTCGGCTTCATGTGGGCCCACCCCGGAAAACAGCTCCTCTTCATGGGGCAGGAGTTCGCCCAGGGCGCGGAGTGGGCGGAGAGCCACGGCCCGGACTGGTGGCTGCTCGACCCGTCGTACGAGGCGGAGCCCGACCACCGGGGCGTACGCGACCTCGTCCGCGAGCTGAACCGCCGCTACGCCGTCACACCCGCGCTGTGGGAACGCGACACCGACCCGGCCGGTTTCTCCTGGATCGACGGCGGCGCGAGCGAGGACAACGTCTTCTCCTTCCTGCGCTTCGGCGCCGACGGCTCCCCGCTGATCTCGGTCACCAACTTCTCCCCCGTCGTCCGCCACGCCTACCGGCTCGGCGTCCCCGGCACGGTCCCCGCCTGGCGCGAGGTCCTCAACACCGACGACGCGCGCTACGGCGGCAGCGGCATCACCAACCCCGGCCCTCTCACGACCGAAGCGACCCCCTGGAACGGCCGCACCACGTCCGTCTCCACCGTCCTCCCCCCGCTGGCCACCCTCTGGCTACGACCGTCCTGA